In a single window of the Melioribacteraceae bacterium genome:
- the rsmI gene encoding 16S rRNA (cytidine(1402)-2'-O)-methyltransferase: MVTSGKIYVVSTPIGNLGDMTYRAVETLKSVNFILCEDTRVTKILLDHYEIKGELISFNAATESKKMEYAVDKILNGANCALVSDAGTPTISDPGGRFINLALKNDIEVVSVPGASAIISALSISGLPTDAFVFEGFLPQKKGRQKKLVELAQEERTIVLYESVYRITNLLEELKQYMPERMVVVFRELTKKFEERWKGYPQDLLAELESKVIKGEFVVVIAPLNWKEGTK; the protein is encoded by the coding sequence ATGGTTACTTCAGGCAAAATTTATGTTGTTTCAACCCCAATTGGCAATTTAGGGGATATGACCTACCGTGCTGTAGAAACGCTGAAATCAGTCAATTTTATTTTGTGCGAAGATACGCGTGTTACTAAAATTTTATTGGACCATTATGAAATTAAGGGGGAATTAATTTCATTTAACGCCGCTACCGAATCTAAAAAAATGGAATACGCGGTTGATAAAATTTTAAATGGTGCAAATTGCGCTTTAGTATCGGATGCGGGCACTCCAACAATTTCTGACCCCGGCGGACGATTTATTAATCTCGCCCTTAAAAACGATATTGAAGTTGTATCTGTCCCTGGTGCCTCAGCTATAATTTCAGCATTAAGCATTTCGGGATTACCAACGGACGCATTTGTTTTCGAAGGCTTTCTTCCCCAAAAAAAAGGAAGACAAAAAAAATTGGTTGAACTTGCCCAGGAAGAAAGAACAATAGTTTTGTATGAATCGGTGTATCGTATAACCAATTTATTGGAAGAGTTAAAGCAATATATGCCAGAGAGAATGGTTGTAGTTTTTCGTGAATTGACAAAGAAGTTTGAAGAAAGATGGAAAGGTTATCCCCAGGATTTATTAGCTGAATTAGAATCCAAAGTAATAAAGGGGGAATTTGTTGTTGTAATTGCTCCATTGAATTGGAAAGAGGGAACAAAATAA
- a CDS encoding T9SS type A sorting domain-containing protein, with protein MKKYLTILIFIGVLGSSEAQWMKVEDVSSSSSIPSIWVEKNNIYAGADSLIYISSDYGKTWSSSSIITRNVDFVSAIIAHQNKIFVGTYNYGVYLSTDNGASWNSLNTGLVGAGAKSISDFVIRDGILYAGTYGSGVFEINLSTLNHWAQFSNGLSSGYSYSINSLKLIDDVLYAGAGVNGYYYKNDHNSNFWQEIKFGDFYGEPLAMLDIIKYNSEYFISASYGLYKSKDGINWNYYNPGVGGIYISNFAVHDEKIFVHLSNGVGRTFWFNSADGGNSWNYLEEQRGVDVMDIAVIENKIFTGRLYGMYYLPLNTTELEEEIIPVDFSLAQNYPNPFNPITTIKYSIPTGVETSYMTSLRIFDILGSEVATLVNEKQSAGNYEVKFDGSHLVSGVYFYKLEIGSFSTVKKMLLMK; from the coding sequence ATGAAAAAATATTTAACCATCTTAATTTTCATTGGGGTACTTGGCAGTTCAGAAGCACAATGGATGAAGGTTGAAGATGTTTCTTCTTCTTCCAGTATTCCCTCTATTTGGGTAGAAAAGAATAATATATATGCTGGTGCCGATAGTTTAATATATATAAGCAGCGATTATGGTAAAACATGGTCTTCATCTTCAATAATAACCAGAAATGTAGATTTTGTAAGCGCAATAATTGCACATCAAAACAAAATATTTGTTGGTACATATAATTATGGGGTTTATTTATCAACCGATAATGGTGCCTCATGGAATTCGCTCAATACAGGTTTAGTTGGTGCCGGAGCCAAATCAATCTCTGATTTTGTAATTAGAGATGGAATTTTGTACGCAGGAACATACGGTTCAGGGGTCTTTGAGATAAATCTTAGTACATTAAATCATTGGGCGCAATTTAGTAATGGGTTATCTAGTGGATATTCTTACTCAATTAATTCTCTTAAGCTAATTGATGATGTACTCTACGCAGGCGCTGGGGTAAACGGCTATTATTATAAAAACGATCATAATTCTAACTTTTGGCAGGAAATAAAATTTGGTGATTTTTATGGTGAGCCTTTGGCGATGTTGGATATAATTAAATATAACTCCGAATATTTTATTTCCGCATCTTACGGGTTATACAAAAGTAAAGATGGAATAAACTGGAATTATTATAATCCCGGGGTGGGGGGAATTTACATTTCAAACTTTGCGGTTCATGATGAAAAAATATTTGTGCACCTTTCAAATGGCGTAGGAAGAACATTTTGGTTCAATTCTGCCGATGGGGGAAATTCGTGGAATTATTTGGAAGAACAGCGTGGAGTTGATGTTATGGATATTGCCGTAATAGAAAACAAAATTTTTACTGGCAGACTTTATGGCATGTATTATCTTCCTTTGAATACAACCGAATTGGAAGAAGAAATTATTCCGGTGGATTTTTCATTAGCTCAGAATTACCCAAATCCATTTAATCCAATTACAACAATAAAATATTCAATACCAACCGGTGTAGAGACGTCATATATGACGTCTCTACGAATATTCGACATATTAGGCAGTGAAGTAGCAACATTGGTAAATGAAAAACAATCAGCCGGCAATTACGAAGTGAAGTTTGATGGATCACATCTTGTGAGTGGTGTATATTTCTATAAACTTGAAATAGGTAGTTTTTCTACTGTTAAGAAAATGCTTTTAATGAAATAA
- a CDS encoding T9SS type A sorting domain-containing protein: MKNLGLTIDPGSAVIGRQGVGGMIGDNRATIENCYVSGNVVGYAYVGGFAGFQNGFIRKCYSTGTVSKGTTSNNYFGGFIGCNSGTIENCYSRSNVSASGLTYVGGFAGENFYANITNSYSTGYVDATTSGTVGGFLGYYNNGTITKCFWDTETSGKASSQGTDVIGKTTAEMKTYSTFSNADWSGDIWSIVTAINDGYPHLQPFNGGNGSSSNPYKIDSKANLIRLSLNSSYWSQSFIQTNDITFLTDETAEDWDLNGTADGISPSGFSPIGNNGTKFTGTYNGQNYKIDNLYISRGLTDYVGLFGFVQGASSKIENLGLTNVEITGQNGVAGLAGQFESGTISKCYVAGTVVGNESVGGLFGLSQTNASITQSYSSGSVSGVSFCGGLFGGNSSMITNCYSRSNVTRTSGTNTAIGAFGGSSNGTVDKCYSTGNVTYSGSSNPNDKGFLGTNSGTATNNFFDNQTSSQSSGTGATAKTTAQMKTNATFTDAEWDVAIWNREDGVNDGYPYLDWQNTGGTPLPVELTSFSADVNGNKVVLNWETATEINNYGFEVERRSFDADASSLGNSSLKSNWSTIGFVQGNGNSNSPKNYSFIDINPPRGKVEYRLKQIDYDGSFEYSQIVTVNVESPTQFSLQQNYPNPFNPITTIKYSIPAGVETSYMTSLRVFDILGKEVAVLVNQKQTAGNYEVKFDGSRLTSGVYFYKLQAGEYYSVKKLLLMK; encoded by the coding sequence TTGAAAAACTTAGGTTTAACAATTGATCCCGGAAGTGCTGTAATCGGGCGGCAAGGTGTTGGCGGAATGATTGGAGATAATAGAGCCACCATTGAAAATTGTTATGTTTCTGGAAATGTGGTTGGTTATGCCTATGTTGGAGGTTTTGCTGGCTTTCAAAATGGATTTATACGAAAATGTTATTCGACTGGCACTGTAAGTAAAGGAACAACTTCTAATAATTACTTTGGAGGATTCATAGGTTGCAATTCGGGTACAATTGAGAATTGTTATTCAAGATCAAATGTATCAGCTTCAGGGTTAACATATGTAGGCGGCTTTGCCGGTGAGAACTTTTATGCGAACATTACTAACTCATACTCAACAGGATACGTTGATGCAACGACTTCAGGCACTGTAGGTGGTTTTCTAGGTTATTATAATAATGGAACTATCACAAAGTGTTTTTGGGATACTGAAACTTCGGGTAAAGCAAGTTCACAAGGGACTGATGTAATTGGAAAGACAACCGCAGAGATGAAGACCTACTCAACATTTTCTAATGCTGATTGGAGTGGCGACATTTGGTCAATTGTAACGGCAATAAATGATGGTTATCCCCATTTACAACCTTTTAATGGCGGGAATGGCTCAAGCAGTAATCCATATAAAATTGATTCTAAAGCTAATTTAATTAGATTGTCACTAAATAGCAGTTATTGGTCTCAAAGTTTCATACAAACTAATGATATTACTTTTTTAACTGATGAAACAGCTGAAGATTGGGATTTAAATGGTACCGCGGATGGAATTTCACCTTCCGGCTTTTCGCCAATTGGTAATAATGGTACAAAATTTACCGGTACATATAATGGACAGAATTACAAAATCGACAATTTATACATCAGTAGAGGTTTAACTGATTATGTAGGACTATTTGGGTTTGTTCAAGGAGCCTCTTCGAAAATTGAAAATCTGGGTTTAACAAACGTTGAAATTACAGGACAAAATGGTGTGGCTGGTTTGGCGGGTCAATTTGAAAGCGGTACAATTTCAAAATGCTATGTTGCAGGCACTGTTGTTGGGAATGAAAGTGTAGGGGGTCTTTTCGGATTGAGTCAAACTAATGCCTCAATAACGCAATCTTATAGTTCCGGTTCTGTTTCAGGTGTTAGTTTTTGCGGAGGCTTGTTCGGAGGCAATTCTTCTATGATTACTAATTGTTACAGTCGTTCAAATGTAACTCGTACAAGCGGAACAAATACAGCTATTGGCGCTTTTGGTGGTAGCAGTAATGGAACAGTTGATAAATGTTACAGCACCGGCAACGTTACTTACTCTGGTAGTTCTAACCCGAACGATAAGGGATTTTTGGGAACGAATAGTGGCACGGCTACTAATAACTTTTTTGATAATCAAACTTCTTCTCAATCATCGGGAACTGGCGCTACTGCAAAAACAACTGCTCAGATGAAAACTAACGCAACATTTACAGATGCTGAGTGGGATGTTGCAATTTGGAATAGAGAAGATGGTGTTAACGATGGTTACCCCTATTTGGATTGGCAAAACACCGGGGGAACGCCTTTACCCGTTGAATTAACTTCTTTTAGTGCAGATGTAAATGGAAACAAAGTTGTATTGAATTGGGAAACAGCAACTGAAATAAATAATTATGGATTTGAGGTGGAGAGAAGGTCATTCGATGCTGACGCATCGTCATTAGGTAATTCATCGTTAAAAAGTAATTGGAGTACTATAGGTTTCGTTCAAGGAAATGGAAATAGCAACTCACCTAAGAATTATTCATTCATAGATATAAATCCGCCAAGAGGAAAAGTAGAATATAGACTAAAACAGATAGATTATGATGGTTCATTTGAATATAGCCAGATAGTAACAGTGAATGTAGAATCGCCAACACAATTTAGTTTGCAGCAGAATTACCCCAATCCATTTAATCCAATAACCACAATAAAATATTCAATCCCAGCTGGTGTAGAGACGTCATATATGACGTCTCTGCGTGTGTTTGACATATTGGGAAAAGAGGTAGCCGTTCTTGTAAATCAAAAACAAACTGCGGGCAATTATGAGGTGAAGTTCGATGGATCACGACTTACAAGCGGAGTTTATTTCTATAAACTTCAGGCGGGAGAATATTATTCTGTTAAGAAATTGTTATTGATGAAATAG